A genomic stretch from Kogia breviceps isolate mKogBre1 chromosome 1, mKogBre1 haplotype 1, whole genome shotgun sequence includes:
- the PARK7 gene encoding Parkinson disease protein 7 isoform X1 has product MASKRALVILATGAEEMETVIPVDVMRRAGIKVTIAGLAGKDPVQCSRDVVICPDASLEDAKKEGPYDVVVMPGGGLGAQNLSQSSAVKEILKEQEKRKGLIAAICAGPTALLAHEIGFGSKVTTHPLAKDKMMDGSHYSYSENRVERDGQILTSRGPGTSFEFALAIVEALAGKEVAEQVKAPLVLKD; this is encoded by the exons ATGGCTTCAAAAAGAGCTCTGGTCATCCTGGCTACAGGAGCAGAGGAGATGGAGACGGTCATCCCTGTCGATGTCATGAGACGAGCTGGA ATTAAGGTCACCATTGCAGGTCTGGCTGGAAAAGACCCTGTACAGTGTAGCCGAGATGTTGTCATTTGTCCTGATGCCAGTCTAGAAGATGCAAAAAAAGAG GGACCTTACGATGTGGTGGTTATGCCAGGAGGTGGTCTGGGCGCACAGAATTTATCCCAG TCCTCTGCTGTGAAGGAGATActgaaggaacaagaaaagaggaagggcCTCATCGCCGCAATCTGTGCGG GACCTACGGCTCTGTTGGCTCATGAAATAGGTTTTGGAAGCAAAGTGACAACACACCCACTTGCTAAAGACAAAATGATGGACGGGA GTCATTACAGCTACTCAGAGAACCGTGTGGAAAGGGACGGCCAGATCCTCACCAGCCGGGGGCCGGGAACCAGCTTTGAGTTTGCTCTGGCGATTGTCGAGGCGCTGGCCGGCAAGGAGGTGGCCGAACAAGTGAAGGCCCCACTGGTTcttaaagattag
- the PARK7 gene encoding Parkinson disease protein 7 isoform X2: MASKRALVILATGAEEMETVIPVDVMRRAGGPYDVVVMPGGGLGAQNLSQSSAVKEILKEQEKRKGLIAAICAGPTALLAHEIGFGSKVTTHPLAKDKMMDGSHYSYSENRVERDGQILTSRGPGTSFEFALAIVEALAGKEVAEQVKAPLVLKD, translated from the exons ATGGCTTCAAAAAGAGCTCTGGTCATCCTGGCTACAGGAGCAGAGGAGATGGAGACGGTCATCCCTGTCGATGTCATGAGACGAGCTGGA GGACCTTACGATGTGGTGGTTATGCCAGGAGGTGGTCTGGGCGCACAGAATTTATCCCAG TCCTCTGCTGTGAAGGAGATActgaaggaacaagaaaagaggaagggcCTCATCGCCGCAATCTGTGCGG GACCTACGGCTCTGTTGGCTCATGAAATAGGTTTTGGAAGCAAAGTGACAACACACCCACTTGCTAAAGACAAAATGATGGACGGGA GTCATTACAGCTACTCAGAGAACCGTGTGGAAAGGGACGGCCAGATCCTCACCAGCCGGGGGCCGGGAACCAGCTTTGAGTTTGCTCTGGCGATTGTCGAGGCGCTGGCCGGCAAGGAGGTGGCCGAACAAGTGAAGGCCCCACTGGTTcttaaagattag